Proteins co-encoded in one Lynx canadensis isolate LIC74 chromosome C1, mLynCan4.pri.v2, whole genome shotgun sequence genomic window:
- the LOC115521696 gene encoding peptidyl-prolyl cis-trans isomerase D produces MSHPSPQTKPSNPSNPRVFFDVDIGGERVGRIVLELFADIVPKTAENFRALCTGEKGIGPTTGKPLHFKGCPFHRIIKKFMIQGGDFSNQNGTGGESIYGEKFEDENFYYKHDQEGLLSMANAGCNTNGSQFFITTVPTPHLDGKHVVFGQVIKGMGVARILENVEVKGEKPAKLCVIAECGELKEGDDWGIFPKDGSGDSHPDFPEDADIDLKDVDKILLITEDLKNIGNTFFKSQNWEMAIKKYTKVLRYVEGSKAVIEKADRLKLQPIALSCVLNIGACKLKMSNWQGAIDSCLEALEIDPSNTKALYRRAQGWQGLKEYDQALADLKKAQEIAPEDKAIQAELLKVKQKIKAQKDKEKAAYAKMFA; encoded by the coding sequence ATGTCTCACCCGTCCCCCCAGACTAAGCCCTCCAACCCCAGTAACCCCCGAGTCTTCTTTGACGTGGACATAGGAGGGGAGCGAGTTGGTCGAATTGTCTTAGAATTGTTTGCAGATATTGTACCGAAAACTGCAGAAAATTTTCGTGCATTGTGTACAGGAGAAAAAGGCATTGGACCCACCACTGGGAAACCTCTCCATTTCAAAGGATGTCCTTTCCATCGAATTATTAAGAAATTTATGATTCAGGGTGGAGACTTCTCAAATCAAAATGGGACAGGCGGAGAAAGTATTTATGGTGAaaaatttgaagatgaaaatTTCTATTATAAGCATGACCAGGAAGGTTTATTGAGCATGGCAAACGCAGGCTGCAATACAAATGGTTCTCAGTTCTTTATCACAACAGTTCCGACTCCTCATTTGGATGGGAAACATGTGGTATTTGGTCAAGTAATTAAAGGAATGGGTGTGGCAAGGATACTGGAAAATGTAGAAGTGAAAGGTGAAAAACCTGCCAAATTGTGCGTTATTGCAGAATGCGGAGAATTGAAGGAAGGGGATGATTGGGGCATATTCCCAAAAGATGGCTCTGGTGACAGTCATCCAGATTTCCCTGAGGATGCAGATATAGATTTAAAAGATGTAGATAAAATTTTACTAATAacagaagacttaaaaaatattggaaatacttTTTTCAAATCCCAGAATTGGGAGAtggccattaaaaaatatacaaaagttttAAGATACGTGGAAGGTTCAAAGGCTGTTATTGAGAAAGCAGACAGATTGAAGCTGCAACCTATAGCTTTAAGCTGCGTGCTGAATATTGGTGCTTGTAAACTGAAGATGTCAAATTGGCAGGGAGCAATTGACAGTTGTTTGGAGGCTCTTGAAATAGACCCATCAAATACGAAAGCATTGTACCGTAGAGCCCAAGGATGGCAAGGATTAAAAGAATACGATCAAGCTTTGGCTGATCTTAAGAAAGCTCAGGAGATAGCACCAGAAGATAAAGCTATCCAGGCAGAATTGCTGAAAgtcaaacaaaagataaaggcacagaaagataaagagaaggcAGCATATGCAAAAATGTTTGCCTAA